ACAgagaggacgacgacgactacAACAAGGGCTGTGAGATCTTGTTTGCCAATCTGCGGACGGAACTGCGCAAGTCAAGCCCCTTTTGTATTTTGGACCCACCAAAATAGGGCGTTTGGTACGAGACGCATTGGCGGGAGTACAACTCCGTGATCGAGGCTGTGCCCGCCATTAAATTGATAGGCAGGCTGATATCACTGGGTGAAACGAGTGTTCGAagctcaaggtggaggCTTTACAAATTTTACAAGAGCGAATCAATACACTGGTTGGTAAGGCTTTTCAGAAAGAAGAGTCTGTGAAATGATTGGTCAAGGCGACAACTTTTCTCAGAGTACTTGGACCAGACGAATAGTCGCCCTGGCTAACCTGATTTACACTCATTTAGACCTGAAAACTTGCGTTTAGCTCAGAGAGATCAATTCTTTTTGGTACACGTTTTTCCAGCAGGCAGGGGGTGTTCTAGAGGACAAGATCAGACGGTGGTCTTCATGAATGCAACCTGGCGGCAAGCTAGCCACTTGGAGGGACTGAGCTTTGGTCTTCGTGAAGCGTCTTTCAAGTAGAAAGTGGGAAACTACAGACTTGAACAGGTTGAAGTaaggagaagaaacgaGTTGAAGGTCGAGAAGCAGACTGCAAGGCTCTTAGATGACCGACCAACTTTGATGGATTCAATGCTCGAAAGGAAGACATAATGGACTACAAGAAGAAACGTGAACTACTGGTCcttgatgaagaggagttCCATCTTGACTTGAAAACACTTCGCACTAAAAGAATTGTCCGTGAGTCCCACGTCCAGATTGTTTCTTCTcagtctacagtacaatgTAATTGCAAACACACACTCGGTATATATCATAATAATCAATAAATTAACGTCATTCATTCCTCCTCTACTCCTCTCCCATAGGAGTCAACTGCTCCAGATGATCATTCTTGACTCGGGCTAACCAGGGGTCGTTGGACAGCTCGATGGCGCTCTCTCGCTTGTTGGGGTCTCTATCCAGACACTTTAGCAGGAACGCCTGACCCTCGGGGGACAACTGCTCAGCACTAGGCAGTTGGGGCATGTGTCCAGAGGCAATATGGAACATGATGGCGTACTCATTGTCCAGGTTGGACCATGGTCGTCTGCCAGTAGCCATTTCCAAAACCACACAACCCAGAGACCAGATATCAATTGCCCCTTGTCGACCAGGGTTAGAACCTGTAATTACCTCAGGAGACATGTACATGGGTGTACCTGTCAGTGAGTTTATCTTGGAACGGGTTCCAGTCTGGGCAGCCCGGGTTCGGCCATTTCGGGCAATCACCTTGGCTGCACCGAAGTCAACAAACTTGATGAGACCATTGTGGTCCAGAAGAATGTTCTCGGGCTTGAGATCTCGATGTACGATACCAGCATGATGCAGGTAAGCCAGACCCTGAAGCATCTGGAAAGTGTAGACCTGAATAACCTGCTCGTCTTCGATTCGACCGTGCGACAGCAGATCGGCAATGGACCCACCCTGGCAAATCTCCATAAACAGATAGACCCTGTCTCGATGGACCTCCACGCCAAAGTACTGCACAATATTGGGATGGTGAAGCATCTCCAACACTGTCATTTCatccttgatggccttgacgATAGTTCGGATTGACTGAGCGTCCTGCAGACgaatctccttgacagCCATCATCTCACCATTATCCAAATTGAGAGCAGAGTAAACGTCTCCAAAGGTTCCAGAACCAATGAACCGACCCAGCTGCCATCGCATGGTGACGTTGGAGAAGGCTGACGCCAGCGACATGAGGAACTGGTCATCGGCAGACCCGTCGTCCAAAACTCGACCCACGTAATGGTGCTCGAACTCGAGGTCGTTTCGCTTTCGCTCCAgatcctccagcttcttgacagCGTCGTTTCGGAACGCCTCCATCAGCTCGGTGTCATCCTTAAACGACATATGCGAGATCTTCTTGCGACGGGCAGAGGTGACCTCGACCTTTTGCtgggccttggccttggacCGAGCGCCCATAATGTCGAAATGCGAAATCAAGAGAGACATGCATCCGGCAACCTTGACTCGCAGCCGCAAGAACGCCTCCTCGTTGACGGCGAGAATGTTAACGCCAGATGTCATAACAGACGCAAACTCAAGAGCCGTCACCGTGTAACGGAAAGTACGGTACTCCGTAGAAGTACAGTCGTCAACCACGAAGGAGACCCACTCGATACAAAGATTGATGAGCTTCATGGTCACGTAGCCTCTCTTGGGTCCCTCCAGTGACCGCAGACCTCGCTGGCCAAACTCACGTGCGAAAACGAACATGTTCTGCACTGTGTCCTGGCATCCCAGACCCTTGAGAGTGTGTCTGATGGTGGCCACGTTGTCAATGACCGACATGGAGAGCCGGAAGAAGAGTTTCCGAAGACGTCCGAACTCATGATCGACACGCAACTGGTTGGATTTCGCTTCAACCACGGTGTTGAGAAATTCTCGCTCACATACCTCGGCAAACTGTGTCTTGGCAAGCTGCAGCATGTGTGTACCTCCCTCGGACACGATTCGCATTCGACCCATCTTGATTTCCAGGTCAAAAGATGGCATGTCAATGTTGAGAATCTCTCCTTCCCAGATAAAGGGCTCTTCCGAACATAGAATCAGCACATGTGCGATGTGATCGTACTCCACACTGTCCTCCTCAGGTCGCCGGTAACGAGAGTATCCACGaatgatctccttgagcttgtgtGGCCGCTCTCGAAGAGAAGGATCCGCAAACACGTAGATACCGTCTCGCTCAAGCACTCCAGTGTAGACAAGAAAGTAGTTGGCTCGACGAACTGAGTTAACAATGGCACCCAACCGAGAGGGCTGGATTGCGTACTCGGAAGCATTCTCGTAAGAGGAACACATGGAGGTGTAGAACCGAATAAGATTCCGCTCAAACGATCGAATCTGCTCGGCGGTTTCGGAGTAGAAAGCGGCAATCTCGTTAGCTTGATCAGAGGCAGGACCCTTGAGTGAATCCTGCCAGTAATCTAACAGCTTAGTCATCAACTTCGACGTTAGGTAGGAAAACTGCTCGGCAACAAGGTAATCGCCGCCGGAAATCCACTCGCCAATCTTCGACAAGAACTTGTACTGGaactcgagctgctcaccCTCCTTGAATGTTCGGAACACAGCGTTGGACGACTCGAGAAACTTCCGAGACAGCAGATCAAAGTAGAAAGAGACACAGTCGATCAGAGTCTCGTCAAAGGCATCACCGATGGTGTCCTTGAGCGGCCAAGGGCCATCCTGGGTGGgagacacaaaaaacaTGTATCTCTCtttggccttgagagacAGCTCAATGTATCCTCTAATGTCGACCATAGTCTGGTCGATCATCATCATAGTAGGGTTGGCGAGCTTTCTGGCGTAGTTGAGCCGGGTTCGCATCACCTCCATGATCAAAAGTGAAGGGAAACGTGCCAATGATCCAATGTGGTCGTAAAGCACAGGCAGCCCAAGCGTCTGAAAGGTGTCGTGGTACTCCAGAGCTGAGGTTCGAGCTCGATCCACAAGCTGCGAAAGAGGTCCCAGCACTCGGTTTTCGAAAATGTTCTTGAGATCCTGTCCCTTGAGCAGCCGCTCAATGAACGGCGACTTGTCGGCCATCATATCGTTGCCCTCGGCCGGTCGTGTCAGATCAATGTCCTCGTTTCCAATCcactgctggagaagtctAATCTCCGTACCAATGTTCCAGGTCAGAGAAGACCATGTCAGCAGAGCTGTGAGACGTTCCTGGAACTCCTGGCTGCCGTAAAAAGGCTTGTCCGTCTCAATGAGCGAGTACGAGCGCCACAGTTGCTCGAAATTGTCCAAACGATTCAGCAGGTCCTCCACCTGGTCAGACGCCGATCGTCCTCCCGCCTCATCTGCAGGCTTAGCTCTGAAATTGACCACCTCCAGAAGAATTCCGTCCTTAGTATTTCGCGAGTACTCAATGATCCTCCGCTGCTCGTCCATAGACCGGCCACAGACCTTTGCTCTGACTCCCATCCACAACTCTTCAGCCacgagcttcttgtccatTTCCGGTGGTGCTCGCAGACGCTGTTTCTCATTTTTGACCACCTCTCCCGTGAGCACAGACGTCAGCATGCTCTGCCACTGAAGCCGTTCTCTGATGGACTCTGATTTTTCAGCGTCATCAGCATTGTACTTGGCCTCCAGAAACGGGTAGCTAATAGCTCCAGAGTCGTCGAAAAATGTGCCCACTCCTCCGAGTCCCACAAAGTCGCCCTCAAACTCACTCAGAGACTCCTCGTCCGAAGATCTATCCAGATCGGATGCAGGAATACCTTTCGTGTAGTAGTCGTCTGCAAGGTTGTTTCGCATTTTCTGCAGGTATGCGCGCTCCTGGGCGTAGTACTGTGCGTTGGACGACGGCTTGGAGCCCGACACAGAAGGGACAGCTCCCTGGCTGGTCTTGCGAGTGCCTCGCTGGTTGTTTTGAGACGGATGTCGCGCAGGAGCATAGGTGTTGGAGGGTTGTCGTGAGGGGCTCTTGGGTCGTACGGTGTTTGAATTGTTTGTCGCAGGCACTGTCTGTGGGGTCACGGGGTGCACCGAGGCATTGTCGTTGGGTGAAGCTGGCGTGGAGAGTGTTCTGACGCTGAGATTGTGATTGGAGTCAAAGTACCCGCCTGGGGAAGAGCTTCCTGGATGTGGGCTGTATGCGGAATTGCACAACAGCGGCGACGTGGTTCCTCCCCTCGTCACGGTTGCTGCAGAGGGCGCGTCGAGAGACCCAGACCGTTTACGTCCTGCCGCGGTGGCTCCAGCCAAAGCAGCTCCAATGGCCCGAGCTCCGTTCGTTTCGGGGATTGCAAGCGTCGGCGCAGAAACATTTGGCATTGACATGATCTTGTCGGCTCCGGGAGTCTTGGGCAGCACTGACAGTGGAGATGTCACGATAGGTGTCGTCGATGTTGCTCCGACAAGGCCTCCCTGGGGGAGAGCTGGCGAGTGGATGGGGGTGTGTAGTGGTGATCTTCGCGCCCCCGAAGACACGCTTGTCTTCTCCGGGTGGTCTGACATTGATTTGGTCCGAACAGGCTTGTTTTTGCCGTCGTCCATGTCGAAAAATGTGtgatgttgttggtggaTTTTACGTCCAGATATCGCTGCTGCAGCAATTAGGTTGTGTCGACAGTTTTAAGTTCCAGAAGCGAGGCTGAGAGAATGAGCGATGGCGGTGGTGTGCAAGCACGGGGAGGAGGGAGCGGCTTGGGGGGCGAACAGAGAAGCGAAGTGGATGACTGTGGGATAAGTAGTTGATTAAATACGCCCGTAACAAGAGATGGGCTGTTTTGAGAGTTGCTTAGTCAGCTCAGGTGGCTGGGGGGGCAAGTTGGGTGTTGGTTGTTGATggactacagtacagtatgtagttatgtatgtacatacttgtaggggaaaaaaattaaaataaaaaaatggacaagtactgtaggaTCAAAGTGCTGTTGATCAAGTTGTTACTCGCGCTGGTAGAGTGTGGAGTTGGTTTTATATCGTCTGTTTCATCTGTTTCGTTCCCGTACGCCTGGTTGAATGAGGGGTTTCACTGACTGAGGTTGTGGTAAGTAATTCGTCAACCGCGTGTATTGAGTTACTTGGCGTTAGTTGGGATGTGAGAGGAGAGGAGGTATTCCCGAACCGTGAATAAAATGGCGCGCAGCGTTAGGTCCTGTGTCGTGCTGTGTGGTAAATGCGcgcctcctcgtcttcctggTTCGCCCTGGTTGGATCGGACTGAGATGTAGAACATTTGGACCACCAGTTGCTTCTTACTGgagaagtacagtataacCCTGTTTGCTTGGATTCGataattaaaataaaaaattcaaagaaaagaaaaaaaaatctctTCACACAGATGTTTAGTTAATCGAATGTATtaagaaagaaaaaatataaaaatatataaaaatatataaaaaaatcagtCGAATGGTGCAAATACAGGCAATTGCTGTTCTCGCAAATTCTTCAAGAACTCTCATGGTTTTGCTGAACAATATCTACAATATTACCAAACCCAACACTGTTGAAGGTAATACCCGGTGGGGTAATACCTGGCTAATTCCTCACATAATGATGAGATGTCACCACATAGTAATGAGAGGAATCAGCTGggtcgtagacgagatgtccatcctgtagatagttttatccactgatctagaatctcttttctggtgaatgagcaagcacacacccttctggtgtgtgctactATCGGAACGCCGTGTCCCTAGAAGTGGGTTGTAAGTTGTTAATTAACTATATCacatcaataatacttatgatcttcaataaACACCCCCGATTGGCCCACGGATCTCTCTGCAGGCAGCCCAAGACAATGTTTTTCTTCAATTGACGAGGCCAGGGAAATGACGAGACCTAAGTAGCCCCGAATATCGGTAAATAGGGAAGTATTCTCTAGGTCCACGCAATTGTCTCGACAATAACGGCATTTATTCCAATGTCCTCTAACTTAGAGAAGGGTGAGGTGAAGGAGATCATAGAGCACGGCTAGATGATGTGTTCTAGAGCCGAAGACATGAATCGTATTGTATGAGTCAGTGGATGTCTGTGGTTAATTTTTTTGGCCCGTTCCAGTCATTTCTCCAAGTTTCATTTGAGGACTGCTGGTCATTATTCTATAATGATGCGATTTTCCAGCTGCAATACATTTACGCCTGTTCAGATGTCAAGTCCCACCAGTGTTTACGGCATAACTCGCGAACCCTTTGacaatgtacaagtacaacaagtatttgtagttGCTTGTAGTATGTTACAAATACTCACCGCTTTTCGTGTCCATATTCGAcgttacaagtacaagtactgtacttgtataagGGTTGAGATGTCTGGCGGTTTTCCTAAATTCAATTTAGAGATATTCAACAGATAATCACCAATAAATGGAACTTGACTAATTATAAAAGCGTCGATACCAAAACGACCATACAGCGCGACAGGGGAGCCGCCACTACACACGCCAAGGGCAGATAGTCAAGATGGATGCGAGAACGGATATGGGCTCGGATCAAGGGCCAGATCACTCCCCTGGCCTTTCGAATGGCGAAGATGCCGACGAACAACTCGAATTCGtactggagaagatggagattAGGACGAAATTCAGCACAGGTGTGAAGGAATTCGACGAAGGAAAGAAGGAGTTGTATTTCAAGGTGCCTCCAAGGACAATTATTGGCAACATCCACTCGAAACTCATCCACCTGGTGATTGAGAACCCAATGCATCACAACAGATACGCGAAGCCGTTGGGCAAAGCTCCTCTCAAGGGAGACGACAATAAGAAGCAAGGGAGATGGAGTGCTCACTTCCGAAATTTATGGGTTGATGCCCAAGCAACGAGTGCCGAAGATCCTGTGATTCCATGTGCTCCACAACGTTGCCAGGAACCACCCACTCTTCCAACTAGCCCCTCCCCTCCTCAACCAGAGCCTGCTTCAATCCCGGAGGACGATTGGAGTTGTCTTGCTGACGCAGTCCAACAAGACATCTatgaccaagaagaagacaacGAAGCCCAACTCCAAGGGTTCGATGACGATTCAGGAAGACCCCACGAAGGATGCGAACCCGAAGATCTTGGAGAGACCATGGACGAGACGTCAGATCAGAATTCGAATAGGATTCCAGATACCGATTCGGAGGAGGATCAGGGCTCGGGGATTCAAAGTGAAAGGGAAtcgatgacgacgacgacgacgacgacgacgacgatgacaaCGATAACAACATAAACATGGAGTTCATACCCCGCGCCTTATCCCCAACTACAGGTGTTGGAGTCGATCCTGACACCAGGTATCTGGAGAAAGATCTTGCTGAATTGCGAGGAAGTCGTAAGAGGCCCCacgagtttctggaggaTGTAAGCCCAAACGAGCAAACCAGGCAACAGCTGGGACTCAGGGGCTGCCTGTACAGTCTTCCCAAAGAAGATATCAAAGCAGTGTTCGACGACAATTTCAGGCCTCCCACCAAGGACAGTTTTCTCACATTCGACGAAGCCTTGGAGTCTTGCAAACAACACGCATTTCAGCATGGATATGGGCTGGTGGAGTGATAGTCATTATCGCAACTTGCACCAAATGAGATCGGCAAATATAATGAAGATGGCCGTTCCAGACGACAATTCCAGTCCGGCGTACACGAGGATGTACAATGAGCACCTCGACTACTACAACCAAATGCCGCCACAAAACAAGTGGAAGATTGCGTGTGATAAACAGGGCCTAGGTGCTCGTAGCAAAATGCGTCAAAACACCTTTCTTCGATCAAAGAGGACTGGTTGCGGATTTCAATTTCTAATTCGCTATTATGAGGAACCATACAATGAATTCGCCAGGGGTTGGCGTGGACGATACAGAGTGGAACATTCAGAAGATGACCCACGCGACGAGTATGGACAAAATTGTCATAACCATCGACCCGCTGCAACATGTTCAATTGATAAGCCTTACCGTGATCGTGTCTTAAGCGAAATCCGAAATGGGAGTCATGATATTGATATTCTCGACCTCATTATGGAGCATGAAATTGCACCATCGACCGGATTGCAGATGCTGAGGACTCTTTCAGCACAGGCCTATCACCTGACATACGACGACTACAACGaactgctcaagaagcgtGAAAAAGAGCTGACAGGTTCTTTGAATCCAGCGCATGCGCTTATTTGCATGCTTCAAGGAGCAGAGAACAACTTCTTCGTCGAGTACAGGAAGCAGAACCTTCCGCCAGATGCTGACGACGTGgtaaaaaaagggaaaggGAAGAATTCTGACGAGCAACAAGGTGCCGATGCTGGAACAGCGTGGGTATTAACTAGGGGTGAAGATATCTCGTTGCAACCATATTAACACAGAATTGTCACTTCTTCGGTAGTTGAACACAACGACGATGCAGCCAGTACTGAAGAACAGCCGGAACAGTACATTTCAGACATTTTCTTCATACACAATGCAACCGTCGAGTATCTTCGAGCATATCCTGAGGTCATTGTCCTTGACTGCAGCTACAATAcaaacagcaacaacatgAGACAGCTGAATTTTATTGGAATCGATTCCTGCAACAGATGCTTTCCAATCGCCAATGCGTACGTCACACGGGAAGACGAAGACACTTATCAATGGGCactcgagcagctcaaaAAATTCATGGATAAGCACATCATTCCAATGCCCGAAGTGGTGCTCTCTGACTGTTGCCGTGCTATTCTCAACGCACTGAAAAATGTGTTCCCTGAGCCtaccaccacaccacagTTGTGCAGATGGCACGTTAACCGGGCTATTCGGAGGAAAGGCTGTATGCTTTCCCGGAGTGGTGAGAAATTCACCAAGTTCACGCATCTATTTGCTAAAATGACTGATGCCGATTCCCCTGAGACATTTGACAAGCTCTACAAAGAGTTCGCGACGGTATTCGCGAATGTCAAGGGCCCCAGCAAAGCAGCAAGCCCAGATGAGATGGGGGACAATGatgagagagaggagattCGGAAGTACTCTCCCGTGGAGTATTCGAAGTACTGGTTTGGTGATGACAACGATCACAGATACCGggacaagattgtcaagTTTCATGTTGAAAAGTCGTCGGACTTCTTCAATCTCTCGAGCTCTAGAGTCGGGGGCGTTCACGCTCACTACAGGCGGTACAtgagaacaaggagaatGTCGATTTTCGCATCAGGGCGGCTTCTTATCCGTACTAACCTTGGTTTGTTGGCTAATATGAACCACCGACATGCAATGAAAATGTCAACACATGTCATGGATCGCAATCACGATTGGTTGGACGATAATATCCAAAAGTCGATATCAGCAATAGCGA
The Yarrowia lipolytica chromosome 1A, complete sequence genome window above contains:
- a CDS encoding uncharacterized protein (Compare to YALI0A05247g, weakly similar to uniprot|P53599 Saccharomyces cerevisiae YNR031c SSK2 MAP kinase kinase kinase of the high osmolarity signal transduction pathway, similar to Saccharomyces cerevisiae SSK22 (YCR073C) and SSK2 (YNR031C); ancestral locus Anc_6.341), with amino-acid sequence MDDGKNKPVRTKSMSDHPEKTSVSSGARRSPLHTPIHSPALPQGGLVGATSTTPIVTSPLSVLPKTPGADKIMSMPNVSAPTLAIPETNGARAIGAALAGATAAGRKRSGSLDAPSAATVTRGGTTSPLLCNSAYSPHPGSSSPGGYFDSNHNLSVRTLSTPASPNDNASVHPVTPQTVPATNNSNTVRPKSPSRQPSNTYAPARHPSQNNQRGTRKTSQGAVPSVSGSKPSSNAQYYAQERAYLQKMRNNLADDYYTKGIPASDLDRSSDEESLSEFEGDFVGLGGVGTFFDDSGAISYPFLEAKYNADDAEKSESIRERLQWQSMLTSVLTGEVVKNEKQRLRAPPEMDKKLVAEELWMGVRAKVCGRSMDEQRRIIEYSRNTKDGILLEVVNFRAKPADEAGGRSASDQVEDLLNRLDNFEQLWRSYSLIETDKPFYGSQEFQERLTALLTWSSLTWNIGTEIRLLQQWIGNEDIDLTRPAEGNDMMADKSPFIERLLKGQDLKNIFENRVLGPLSQLVDRARTSALEYHDTFQTLGLPVLYDHIGSLARFPSLLIMEVMRTRLNYARKLANPTMMMIDQTMVDIRGYIELSLKAKERYMFFVSPTQDGPWPLKDTIGDAFDETLIDCVSFYFDLLSRKFLESSNAVFRTFKEGEQLEFQYKFLSKIGEWISGGDYLVAEQFSYLTSKLMTKLLDYWQDSLKGPASDQANEIAAFYSETAEQIRSFERNLIRFYTSMCSSYENASEYAIQPSRLGAIVNSVRRANYFLVYTGVLERDGIYVFADPSLRERPHKLKEIIRGYSRYRRPEEDSVEYDHIAHVLILCSEEPFIWEGEILNIDMPSFDLEIKMGRMRIVSEGGTHMLQLAKTQFAEVCEREFLNTVVEAKSNQLRVDHEFGRLRKLFFRLSMSVIDNVATIRHTLKGLGCQDTVQNMFVFAREFGQRGLRSLEGPKRGYVTMKLINLCIEWVSFVVDDCTSTEYRTFRYTVTALEFASVMTSGVNILAVNEEAFLRLRVKVAGCMSLLISHFDIMGARSKAKAQQKVEVTSARRKKISHMSFKDDTELMEAFRNDAVKKLEDLERKRNDLEFEHHYVGRVLDDGSADDQFLMSLASAFSNVTMRWQLGRFIGSGTFGDVYSALNLDNGEMMAVKEIRLQDAQSIRTIVKAIKDEMTVLEMLHHPNIVQYFGVEVHRDRVYLFMEICQGGSIADLLSHGRIEDEQVIQVYTFQMLQGLAYLHHAGIVHRDLKPENILLDHNGLIKFVDFGAAKVIARNGRTRAAQTGTRSKINSLTGTPMYMSPEVITGSNPGRQGAIDIWSLGCVVLEMATGRRPWSNLDNEYAIMFHIASGHMPQLPSAEQLSPEGQAFLLKCLDRDPNKRESAIELSNDPWLARVKNDHLEQLTPMGEE
- a CDS encoding uncharacterized protein (Compare to YALI0A05291g, no similarity); the protein is MDARTDMGSDQGPDHSPGLSNGEDADEQLEFVLEKMEIRTKFSTGVKEFDEGKKELYFKVPPRTIIGNIHSKLIHLVIENPMHHNRYAKPLGKAPLKGDDNKKQGRWSAHFRNLWVDAQATSAEDPVIPCAPQRCQEPPTLPTSPSPPQPEPASIPEDDWSCLADAVQQDIYDQEEDNEAQLQGFDDDSGRPHEGCEPEDLGETMDETSDQNSNRIPDTDSEEDQGSGIQSERESMTTTTTTTTTMTTITT
- a CDS encoding uncharacterized protein (Converted to coding from non-coding YALI0A05313g, weakly similar to uniprot|Q6H967 Yarrowia lipolytica Putative MutA transposase), with product MRSANIMKMAVPDDNSSPAYTRMYNEHLDYYNQMPPQNKWKIACDKQGLGARSKMRQNTFLRSKRTGCGFQFLIRYYEEPYNEFARGWRGRYRVEHSEDDPRDEYGQNCHNHRPAATCSIDKPYRDRVLSEIRNGSHDIDILDLIMEHEIAPSTGLQMLRTLSAQAYHLTYDDYNELLKKREKELTGSLNPAHALICMLQGAENNFFVEYRKQNLPPDADDVVKKGKGKNSDEQQGADAGTAIVTSSVVEHNDDAASTEEQPEQYISDIFFIHNATVEYLRAYPEVIVLDCSYNTNSNNMRQLNFIGIDSCNRCFPIANAYVTREDEDTYQWALEQLKKFMDKHIIPMPEVVLSDCCRAILNALKNVFPEPTTTPQLCRWHVNRAIRRKGCMLSRSGEKFTKFTHLFAKMTDADSPETFDKLYKEFATVFANVKGPSKAASPDEMGDNDEREEIRKYSPVEYSKYWFGDDNDHRYRDKIVKFHVEKSSDFFNLSSSRVGGVHAHYRRYMRTRRMSIFASGRLLIRTNLGLLANMNHRHAMKMSTHVMDRNHDWLDDNIQKSISAIAKKKVHDQYELRYNDNMKEDCSGSFKSRNQLPCAHAVGDIAKTREGGRLVLRDFHPRYRLFHLTKQMTDDEWEQACTVGVYAEEWQQLRAREERFKCQPPPPPEPRSMDILDKSIVNGSTPAVRMKSYFVMDGKRYPNCKVCQNPSHSHVTKFKCFKDRFSRKDAMKHWNRYNFSGRKHDNEPAAELGDRVEKEPQLVLYVQRGTFSGSDFRPMQILELYEATSTSTSTRSTRLEHHIAKFRSSQKDGRDEILDFVYKGQDIEAALEKNLKQIMDK